The DNA segment CACGATCCGGCCCAGTTCTTCGTCATCGCGAACCACGGGATTGGATCCGACGCAGATCGGAACGGTGTCCATGTGAGCGGACAGTAAAGTCCGGGGCAACGATTCATCGCCCGGCAACGACACGATGAGATTCCCCGTGTTGCCACTCAAACGCGTCTTGGTGCCGGCATCGTCGGATTGAATCCAGGCCGGATCCACTCCCGCCTCCACCAACATTGCCTGGATCGAACTGGAAACCGCAGCTTCATCACCGCTCTTGCCACGGATTCGCGTCAGCTGAAGATAGCGATCCAGGGCAGCCGATTCGTCCAGGGCCGCCCACTGAGAGGCATCGGTTCGGTTCATATTCATTGCGAGAGCCCGCGTTCCTTGCGTGAGATTGGTTCATTGCCAGAGCGTTGGGCGACCTCGCCCCCCGCGAGACAAGCAGATCATCGCGTGCGACGGACGCGGCGAGCCGCTTCATCGTCCACGCGAATTGGCTGGGCAGCGGCGTTCGATTGCGACTGATTCAGTCGGCTGACGGCAAACCACCCGACCGCCAACAGCAGACCACTGGCAGCGAAGGAAGCCAACATCGGAACGACATGCGCCGGTTCGGTGGCGTAGTGAGCCACACCTTCCGTGCTGCCATGACCGGGATGCGCCGAAACGGGAACGGCAAAAACCAAGGCGGCAATCGAGCCAAACAGTGAACGCGACAAAATGAACTCACAAGATGCAAGAGAAAAGAGAAGAGCCAATCCACAGGCGGCAACCGCCATCGAACCAGCCCCATCCATCGACCGACCAGCAAAACAAACCACGCCTGGGGCGCGAAGCCGAATCAACCGGCTGATTATACGCCCTGGTCGAGCTGTTGTTGTCGCATCCGCCGACGTTTTCGCTGGTCTTCGGTCACCTCCGCCGCACAACGAGAACAAGCGACCCCACGCTCATAGTCGGGATGCTGCTGCATTTCGGCGGTCAAGGGCCAACCACAGCCATGACACAATTCGTACGCCCCGGCCCGCAATTGGTGATCGACCGCCACGCGATTGTCGAACACAAAACATTCGCCCTGCCAACGAGATTCTTCCTCGGGCATCTTCTCTAAATAATTCAAAATCCCGCCACGCAGGTGATAAACCTCTTCAAACCCGCGTTCCTTCAAATAAGCGGTCGACTTTTCGCACCGGATCCCCCCCGTGCAAAACATCGCCACCTTGGGGTGCTTTTCCGGATCCAAGTTCTCCTCCACAAACTGAGGAAACTCTCGAAAGGAATCCGTGCCAGGATTGACGGCTCCTTGAAATGTCCCAATTTCGATCTCGTAGTCGTTTCGTGTGTCGATCAACGTGACCTCGGGATCGTCCACCAACGCATTCCAGTCCTGCGGCTCAACGTAGGTGCCGACCGATCGCAGTGGATTGATGTCCTCCACCCCCATCGTCACGATTTCGCGTTTCAACCGGACCTTGGTTTTTCGAAATGGAACCTGCTCGCAGTACGACCATTTGACGTCCATCCCACGCAATGGCGT comes from the Rhodopirellula islandica genome and includes:
- the trhO gene encoding oxygen-dependent tRNA uridine(34) hydroxylase TrhO, which produces MTESNVSSALSDCADQAAAADLPVAVAALYCFTPLPQFESLREPLRQRMSGDGIRGSLLLAGEGINGTIAGPRELMEQFIDWLRSMELDDQATPLRGMDVKWSYCEQVPFRKTKVRLKREIVTMGVEDINPLRSVGTYVEPQDWNALVDDPEVTLIDTRNDYEIEIGTFQGAVNPGTDSFREFPQFVEENLDPEKHPKVAMFCTGGIRCEKSTAYLKERGFEEVYHLRGGILNYLEKMPEEESRWQGECFVFDNRVAVDHQLRAGAYELCHGCGWPLTAEMQQHPDYERGVACSRCAAEVTEDQRKRRRMRQQQLDQGV